The Chloroflexota bacterium sequence CGTCGACGGCGAAAGCGCGCATGGACATTGTCTCGATCCTCATGGGAAGCAGTTGCTGACGCAACTATCGCAGGGCTTGCGTCTCGGCGCAAGTCACGCCTGGTACCGAAGCGGCGCCGTCGTCTCGTCATTCGCCGGCGAAGGCATACCTCACCACGACCAGCCGGTCGGCCGCGGATTCAGCGCCCCAGACCTCACCTGCTCGGCCAAGGAGCTGGCGCACGGCCGAAGGAGAGCTCTGCGGCGGGAAGGAGCGGAAGGTGGCGGTCACCGGGTCGAAACGGACGATGGCATCGGCGGTGAAGTCGGTCAGCCAGACGGCGTCGAGCTCGTCCACGTACACGGCATAGGCCTGCGGCGACTCCCCGGGGAGTGGCCACTCCTGCCACGAGCCGTCAGAGGGGTCGTAGACGCCGACTTGGCCGGCGTCCCACTCGGCGACCCAGATCCGGCCAGATGAGTCCGACCACGCGCGACGGACGCCGGCTGGGGCGGTCGGCGGCTCGAGGACCGTGACGGACCCGTCCTCGATGGCAACCTCCCCAAGGTACGAGCCGGCCAACGACGCGAAGTAGATCTCGCCGGCTGGCGTGGCGGTGATCCCGTACGGGCCGACGCCACGTGGAGCCTCCCAGAACATCCACCGTGCCCGAGGCGGGGTCGACGCGCCCGTACCAGCCAGCCTGGCCGGTAAACCAGAGCATGCCGTGGCGATCGAAGGCCGCTGTGTTGAGGTTCGCGCCCGATGCCTGGGACGGAAGGGGAAACGTCGTCACCTCCTCGGTCTCGGGATCCACGCGCAGGATGGCGTTCAGGCCGCTGTCGGTGATCCACGGCGCGTCATCCGGACCGACGATGACGCCATGGGGGGCCGAGCCCGCCCCCAGCGCGACCTCGCGGATCTCACCGGTCTCCGGGTCGAGCCATCCCAGGCGTCCTGTGTGCTGTGCCGAGTACCACACCCCACCATCCGCCGCGGGCGCCACGTCGTGGGGATGGGTGCCTGCCGGTACGGGGAACGTCTCGACCTCGAAGGCCAGCTCACCTGAGGACGATGGCGAGGAGTCGGCGCTGGCGGACGCCAGCGGCGAGGTGGAGTCGCGCGCGGAGGAGGGCGTGCTCGCGCTCGGCGACGGTGCTGTCGAGCACCCCATGGCCATGACACCGACCAGCAGGGCGCACGTTCGTGCGGCGAAGTGGCTGGAACGCATGCCTGAGATCCTCGGTGGACGAACGCCTAGTTGCCGGTGCAACTGTCTCAGGAGTTGCGTCGTTGCGCAAGCAGCGGCCGAGTGGCTAGCGCGGGGTGACCACCCCGGCGCCACGCGCCACCCGATGCTCGGACGACCCCGGGATCTGCGGACGACCGAAGAACAGGATGCTCGCGCCAATGAGCGTGGTGAGCACCAGCGCCACCCGCCCCAGGAGGAGGCCGGCAAGGGCGGTCTGCGGGGCGAGGCCAAGGCCGGTGAAGAGCAGGGCCAGGATCGCCTCGTTGGCTCCCAGCCCGCTCGGCAGGATGGGGACGGCAAGGCTCAGTCGGGCGACCACGATCGCCGCCACGACCGGGGCCCCGACCGCCGAGGGGTCGACCGCTGCGATGAGCACCGCCGTAAGCAGGACGCTGACCCCGTGGAATGCCAATCCCAGCCCCGTACCGGTGACCATGCTCCGGACCGGGGGGCGCGCCCAGGTGCCCATCGCCGCTCCATCGGCGTCCTCCGCGGTCCGGGAGAGGCGGGATAGGAGCCTGGTCAGGCCCGATGGGGCGGCGAGCATGACGATCCCGACCCCGCCGGCCAACCCGCAGAGCAGGGTGGCCGCGGGGAGGATCGCGCTTGACAGGTGGGAGCCGAAGGCCAGCAGTCCGATCGCCGGCAGCGCCAGCAGGGCGACGGCCAGGTAGCTGGTCGCGCGCTGGACGAGCACCGGCGCCACTGCAGCGCCCCAGCCCGAGCCGGCGTTGCGCACCGCCACGACCCGGTACGCGTCTCCGCCGAGGTTGGCTGGGGTGACGCCTCCCAGCGCCTGTCCGGCGTAATAGACGCGGAGCGCGGATGCCCACCCGAGTCGCAGCCCGGCGAGCTGCCGGCACAGGATCGCCCAGGTGGTCGCGCCCAGGACGTGCACCGCGGTCAGCCCCAGGACCGCCACCACGACCAGGAGGCCATTGGCCGCGGT is a genomic window containing:
- a CDS encoding lysylphosphatidylglycerol synthase transmembrane domain-containing protein produces the protein MNAERPHLTRRRAWNAARWALGIGVVALMVVGLDAAEVMARITAANGLLVVVAVLGLTAVHVLGATTWAILCRQLAGLRLGWASALRVYYAGQALGGVTPANLGGDAYRVVAVRNAGSGWGAAVAPVLVQRATSYLAVALLALPAIGLLAFGSHLSSAILPAATLLCGLAGGVGIVMLAAPSGLTRLLSRLSRTAEDADGAAMGTWARPPVRSMVTGTGLGLAFHGVSVLLTAVLIAAVDPSAVGAPVVAAIVVARLSLAVPILPSGLGANEAILALLFTGLGLAPQTALAGLLLGRVALVLTTLIGASILFFGRPQIPGSSEHRVARGAGVVTPR